From Solanum lycopersicum chromosome 4, SLM_r2.1:
aataggattatttttttaaagagtttAACTACTATCCACCGACGGTGGACAAAAAATTATACGGgcatattatttttggaaatatttaatttttttaattaatatattttaatattattaatattaaaataaaaataataacagagtgttatatggtaacttgaattataaattaattgtacaaatttaattaggattcttatttgtcttaccaaaaataaaaaatacataatttcttgtgttttcttATTGGAAAGCACTTCAATCCTTCAAAGAAAATCATTgccaacatatttttttttataagaaccTGTACTTGTTGCCATTGAAGCAATACTagcaaaatattaatatgaaactATTCCAGAAACATAAagtgcaacaaaatcaacatattcaaacttataagagtaagcaaacaaaatcaaacactatTAAATACGGCCCATGATTTAATCACAATTGCATGCTTGgttacaaattttattctttcggTGAAAATTTTTTGTTGCTATATGTTGTTATTGCTGCTGCTATGTATCAGAGAGTGGAGTATCCTTGCTAACATATATGAAGGCATAAAAGAGTAACTAATTCACTATGAATAAAAAcacaatcaacaaaaaaaactaaagctAAAACTCTGAATTATTGTATgtaaacttaaaagaaaaaaaagtcttGAACAAAAAATATCCCTGGATTTATATTCTGCCAAAGAAAGAAAAcagaacaaaatgaattttgaataattgtCTCTCTAGACATCCTTTATAGTTTTAAATTCCACAAACTCCAAGTCACCTTGTAGATTAGAAACCTCTTTGATATGGATACGAAGTTGCTCTCATCAAATCCTGAAACAGTAATTGTTTACAAATGCATATAtgctataaataaaatacatacaagCGCAGTAAAATAAACCCACTATAAATGAGGTTGGATATGAATCAGCACGACCACTTTGCCCTTCAAAAGGTTCTGAATATGCTGAGAATTcctttaaaaatgattaaataaaagaaaaatttgttaGCTAAAAAGAGAATGATACATAAGAATAAGTCTTAGTCAAAATTcacataatttatcaaaataaaacctTACCATTGTAGGATCTGCATTAATGATTGTTTCCCTGCTATTGAATTCCTTTTCAACATTAATGTGTGAACTGAAAATTAagcaaataattgaaatatgtgATTTATTCAATGAATTCACATTAAATTAAAGATCAAACTATAAAATTACCTTACTCCTTTGcctttttttctgattttggtTTCTCTTTTTGATTTCAGCGAAGAGCTTCTTTTAACCTTCTGAGAACTTTCTAAACCACTTTTCATTCTCAAAGAACGAGGACGTCCTTTAGTAGCCACGCATGGAGGGTCAAGCAAActaaatttttctctttgttcacTTGAGTTCAAATCATTATTTGACTCGTTAACTTGATCATCAcaaacattatcattatcctcaTATGGAAGTTCATCAAGTTCTTTACTTAGTTGCAACAATTTCTGATATGTAAATTTATAATGCTTTTCTGAATGAGTAGCTCGTTCAGAGAGCCCAAGAGAATGTGTCATAATGTTATTAAACCATATAGTAGAAGACTTCAGATTATACGCAAGCGATCCTGCACTTGAAATGTCATTAGCTTTTTCTGTAGTTGCATACCTTGTCCATCGATCCAATAAATAACATGGTGGAAGCGAGTGAATCTGtttctttataaatatcataagCACATGTCTACACAAAATTCCCATGAACTCAAACTTATGACAAGAACAAGTAGCATTCtttaattcaagattcaacCTAACAATATATGTCGGTGTTTCTCTCTGAAACAAATGCACTTTATAAATATGTATCCCATCCTGAACCTCAATTTTttctgaaataaatttttgagattgaATTAACTCTTCTTGAAATTTTTGGAATATTTTTCTGGTATATATTTTGGCTGCTTCATCCTCCATTGGATATAATGTTTTCAAGATAGCCTTTGAATGCTTTGTCTTATAATCCTTCTCCCTTACTTTGTCATACCTAGCGTCAACAGCTTTATCATATTGCGTCACAAATACACTCATTGGCGTACTAGAGTTAAGATAATCTTTAAAGTATTTATTCATACTTTCACTTCTTTGAGTTGTTGACATTCCAGCACAAAAAGTAGTTCGCACATATGCTGGAATCCATTTCTCGCGAATGGTGTATATCTTACGCAACCAAATATGCTCTTCTAaattgtacattttcattatatcGATCCAAGCAATTTCAAATTCCTCAGGAGTTGTTGTACAATGTAAAcacttactaaacttatttttaaaatcatcaaatgcaTGAAAAACATGACTTAGATATTCAGGAATCTTCTTCTCAATGTGCCACATacaaaaatggtgtgcactaTTCGGGAACACCTTTGCAACTGCATTTGTTATTGCAGCATCTTGATCTGTGATTATTGTACGAGGGGAAATACCAAACATTGCCTCTTGCCAAGTATGAAGTAACCACTGAAAAGTTTCTTCCGTTTCATCCCAAAGAAGAGAACATCCAAATAAAATGGATTGGTGATGGTTATTAACTCCGGTAAATGGAACAAAAGGcatcttatatttatttgtcaAGTATGTAGGATCAAATAGGACAACATCTCCAAAATTCTTGTAAGTTATCCTAGACCTAGCATCTACCCAAAAACAATTAGCTAAATGACCCTCCACATCCATTTGTATTGCATAAAAGAATCCTGGGCTATCAGATTGTCGCTTTTGAAAGTATTTCAACATCAATTGTGCATCTCCTTTCTCAAGACAATTTTGCCTTTTAGTGCTCAAATAATTCTGAATATCTCGTCCAGTTATATTGAGATTCTCTATGCCTTCCGCCTGAGTAGTTAACACTGATGCGATTTTACTTGGACGAATACCAGAATTATTTA
This genomic window contains:
- the LOC138347922 gene encoding protein FAR1-RELATED SEQUENCE 5-like → MNAVVSFVPQLGEQELREPYIGMEFQSLDTGFKFYLDYAHRNGFSVRKNRISRSRKDKSIIGQEFVCSKEGFRSKKCLESNKQRDETREGCKVMIYMSKKEEEKWVIARLVLNHNHELASPNSQKFLRSKRKKSEAQKNLIDLLNNSGIRPSKIASVLTTQAEGIENLNITGRDIQNYLSTKRQNCLEKGDAQLMLKYFQKRQSDSPGFFYAIQMDVEGHLANCFWVDARSRITYKNFGDVVLFDPTYLTNKYKMPFVPFTGVNNHHQSILFGCSLLWDETEETFQWLLHTWQEAMFGISPRTIITDQDAAITNAVAKVFPNSAHHFCMWHIEKKIPEYLSHVFHAFDDFKNKFSKCLHCTTTPEEFEIAWIDIMKMYNLEEHIWLRKIYTIREKWIPAYVRTTFCAGMSTTQRSESMNKYFKDYLNSSTPMSVFVTQYDKAVDARYDKVREKDYKTKHSKAILKTLYPMEDEAAKIYTRKIFQKFQEELIQSQKFISEKIEVQDGIHIYKVHLFQRETPTYIVRLNLELKNATCSCHKFEFMGILCRHVLMIFIKKQIHSLPPCYLLDRWTRYATTEKANDISSAGSLAYNLKSSTIWFNNIMTHSLGLSERATHSEKHYKFTYQKLLQLSKELDELPYEDNDNVCDDQVNESNNDLNSSEQREKFSLLDPPCVATKGRPRSLRMKSGLESSQKVKRSSSLKSKRETKIRKKGKGVR